In a genomic window of Nocardia fluminea:
- a CDS encoding acyl-CoA thioesterase, producing MTSSPNGNTAAPAPELVLPQRFHAKVEIRWSDMDVFQHVNHARMVTLLEEARIPWLFDDDKPTASMGRQGCVLVDLHVKYRGQLRHEDTPLDIAMWVKQLRAVDFTIGYEVRANGAAPDSPPAVLATTQLAAFDIDTQRLRRLSESERDYLALWRA from the coding sequence GTGACGAGTTCGCCGAACGGCAACACCGCCGCGCCCGCACCGGAGCTGGTGTTGCCGCAGCGTTTTCACGCGAAGGTCGAGATCCGCTGGTCGGATATGGACGTGTTCCAGCACGTCAACCACGCTCGGATGGTGACGCTGCTGGAAGAGGCGCGGATTCCGTGGCTGTTCGACGACGACAAGCCGACGGCGTCGATGGGGCGGCAGGGCTGTGTGCTGGTCGACCTGCACGTGAAGTACCGCGGGCAGTTGCGGCACGAGGACACGCCGCTCGACATCGCCATGTGGGTCAAGCAGTTGCGCGCGGTCGATTTCACCATCGGCTACGAGGTGCGAGCCAACGGCGCGGCCCCCGACTCACCGCCCGCGGTCCTCGCGACCACCCAGCTAGCGGCGTTCGACATCGACACCCAGCGGCTGCGCAGACTCAGCGAGTCCGAACGCGACTACCTGGCACTGTGGCGGGCCTGA
- a CDS encoding NAD-glutamate dehydrogenase — translation MTVSSEISSAAWAAGMPQSLRGDLATLEEAYFRHVDAGDADFPIPGITQIFRHHMELAAVRRPGKASVRVHHPDDGTGMGAAVQVVTDDMPLLVESITAALGRMQVSVSEVIHPIFEVSRDEKGHLTGAAAHEVDRHGATGLTESWMHLQLHPSTSRAQLEDIERTMPEVIDDVRQVIDDTEAMAAVQSSLADALDRAAASGATSFPAVDVADCAQLLRWLAAGNFTLLGYAHYRRGVENGHTVSTVVPGASLGVLRPDVGTDFKVPINGEDRPLLLLTQGLVRATVHRSVYPYFVGVADVDETGAEVGVHLFIGVFTVSAVHENVLDIPVINRRVRTAIEGAGFDKDSFSGQAMLEVIESFPRTELFSADIETMRRTAVAVLGVGLRRQVRLFLRSDGYGRFVACMVYLPRDRYTTAVRLEMQEILVAELGGVDIDYSARVSESELASVYFTVMMPAEANGEAGPDTSEDNRLRLQALLNAASHTWDDRIGDAVASSTVLDPAVVKRYSEALPESYKEDFAPARALADIVRLERLTEGGIGQHLYRRPEAAPGSWRFSLYIAGSGVSLSQVLPVLQSLGVEVVDERPYQLEREGGTERWIYDFGLQARPELLRNALGGDLDAALLEAPGELDALRTRFTDAFEAVWYDRAEADGLNELVLRAGLPWRSVAILRAYAKYLQQAGFPYSQVNIARVLLAHPEVARDFVDLFAARFDPATVSVEAAAELETRVRAGIDEVVSMDADRILRAILGLIKATLRTNNYVLDAEGRPRDYLALKVEPREIAELPKPRPQFEIFVYSPRVEGVHLRFGSVARGGLRWSDRLEDFRTEILGLVKAQAVKNAVIVPVGAKGGFVVKRPPAPMGDPAVDRQASIAEGIACYRTFISGLLDVTDNVDLATGAVLPPDRVVRRDGDDTYLVVAADKGTASFSDIANDVAMHYGFWLGDAFASGGSAGYDHKAMGITAKGAWEAVKRHFREMDIDTQSQEFTVVGVGDMSGDVFGNGMLLSPHIRLVAAFDHRHIFLDPNPDAASSFAERERLFALPRSSWADYDRGLISEGGGVFERTVKSVPISPQARVALGLPDAVQTLSPPELVRAILLAPVQLLWNGGIGTYVKASTESNAEAGDKSNDAVRVDGNQLRVKVIGEGGNLGATALGRIEFCRAGGKMNTDALDNSAGVDCSDHEVNIKVLLDGVVSAGGLAPADRNPLLASMTDEVARMVLQDNVDQNTLIGIARTDAPQMLNVHGRVIAHLEQRRGLDRELEALPSTAELVRRGEEGTGLASPELANLLAHVKLGLKADLLDTDMPDSTYFAGKLPLYFPTPLRQQFGAAIKKHRLRREIVTTMIVNEVVDYGGITYAHRLNEEVGATTTDTVRAFAAATEIFQLHDVWSRIRSADAPAGVCDLLELESKRTLDRASRWLLSNRPQPIAVGAEINRYHRRVQELAPQVPVWLRGHHVTSLTQGAAELIARGAPTDLATEVFGLLGLFPLLDIVDIADITDRDGAEVGALYYALNDHLKIDWLLEAVSHLERGDRWHALARLALRDDMYGSLRSLTLDVLSAGDPEETPDEKIAYWESKNQSRLGRARAALSELFESGTHDLATLSVAARQVRSMVSGVGAQSEVPR, via the coding sequence ATGACGGTCTCGTCGGAAATCTCCAGCGCGGCGTGGGCCGCGGGAATGCCGCAGAGCTTGCGCGGCGATCTCGCGACGCTCGAGGAGGCGTATTTCCGACACGTCGACGCCGGTGACGCGGACTTCCCGATCCCCGGAATCACCCAGATCTTCCGGCACCACATGGAATTGGCCGCCGTTCGCAGGCCGGGCAAGGCCAGTGTGCGGGTGCACCATCCCGACGACGGGACCGGAATGGGTGCCGCGGTCCAGGTCGTCACCGACGACATGCCGCTGTTGGTGGAGTCGATCACCGCGGCGCTGGGCCGGATGCAGGTGAGCGTCTCCGAGGTGATTCACCCGATCTTCGAAGTCAGCCGCGACGAGAAGGGCCACCTCACCGGTGCCGCGGCGCACGAGGTGGACCGCCACGGCGCGACCGGGCTGACCGAATCGTGGATGCACCTGCAGCTGCATCCCTCGACCAGCCGCGCGCAGCTCGAGGACATCGAACGCACCATGCCCGAGGTGATCGACGACGTCCGTCAGGTGATCGACGACACCGAGGCCATGGCCGCGGTGCAGAGCTCGCTCGCCGATGCGCTCGACCGGGCCGCGGCCAGTGGCGCAACGTCGTTCCCCGCCGTCGATGTGGCCGATTGCGCCCAGCTGCTGCGTTGGCTGGCCGCGGGCAACTTCACCCTGCTCGGGTACGCGCACTACCGCCGCGGTGTCGAAAACGGTCACACCGTGTCCACCGTGGTGCCCGGCGCGAGTCTGGGCGTGCTCCGCCCCGACGTGGGTACCGACTTCAAAGTGCCCATCAACGGCGAAGACCGTCCGTTGCTGCTGCTCACCCAGGGTCTGGTGCGCGCGACCGTGCACCGCTCGGTGTACCCGTACTTCGTCGGTGTCGCCGATGTCGACGAGACGGGCGCGGAGGTGGGTGTCCACCTGTTCATCGGGGTGTTCACCGTCAGCGCGGTGCACGAGAACGTGCTCGACATCCCGGTGATCAATCGCCGGGTGCGGACCGCGATCGAGGGCGCCGGGTTCGACAAGGACTCCTTCTCCGGGCAGGCGATGCTCGAGGTGATCGAGTCGTTCCCGCGCACCGAACTGTTCTCGGCCGATATCGAGACCATGCGCCGCACCGCGGTCGCGGTGCTCGGCGTCGGCCTGCGCAGGCAGGTCCGGCTCTTCCTGCGCAGCGACGGCTACGGCCGGTTCGTGGCCTGCATGGTGTACCTGCCGCGCGATCGCTACACCACCGCCGTACGCCTGGAGATGCAGGAGATCCTGGTCGCCGAACTCGGCGGCGTCGATATCGACTACTCGGCGCGGGTGAGCGAAAGCGAGCTCGCCAGTGTGTATTTCACGGTGATGATGCCCGCCGAGGCCAACGGCGAGGCGGGTCCCGACACCTCCGAGGACAACCGGCTGCGCCTGCAGGCGCTGCTCAACGCGGCCAGCCACACCTGGGACGACCGGATCGGTGACGCGGTCGCCTCCTCCACCGTGCTCGATCCCGCGGTGGTCAAGCGGTACTCGGAGGCGCTGCCCGAAAGCTACAAAGAAGACTTCGCGCCCGCCCGCGCACTGGCCGACATCGTGCGCCTCGAACGGCTCACCGAAGGCGGCATCGGTCAGCATCTCTATCGCAGGCCGGAGGCGGCGCCGGGTTCGTGGCGCTTCAGCCTCTACATCGCCGGTTCCGGTGTCTCGTTGAGCCAGGTGCTCCCGGTGCTGCAGAGTCTGGGTGTCGAGGTCGTCGACGAGCGGCCCTACCAGCTCGAACGCGAGGGCGGCACCGAGCGCTGGATCTACGATTTCGGGTTGCAGGCCCGCCCGGAGTTGCTGCGCAACGCGCTGGGTGGCGATCTCGACGCCGCACTGCTCGAAGCCCCCGGCGAGCTCGACGCCCTGCGGACCCGGTTCACCGATGCCTTCGAGGCCGTCTGGTACGACCGGGCCGAAGCCGATGGTCTCAACGAACTCGTGTTGCGTGCCGGCCTGCCGTGGCGGTCGGTCGCGATCCTGCGCGCGTACGCGAAATACCTGCAGCAGGCCGGATTCCCGTACTCCCAGGTCAATATCGCCCGCGTGCTGCTGGCTCATCCGGAGGTCGCCCGCGATTTCGTCGACCTGTTCGCCGCCCGCTTCGATCCGGCCACCGTCTCCGTCGAGGCCGCGGCCGAACTCGAGACGCGGGTGCGGGCCGGGATCGACGAGGTGGTCAGCATGGACGCCGACCGCATTCTGCGTGCCATCCTCGGTCTGATCAAGGCCACGCTGCGCACCAACAACTACGTTCTCGACGCCGAAGGTCGCCCGCGCGACTACCTGGCACTGAAGGTCGAACCGCGCGAGATCGCCGAATTGCCCAAGCCGCGACCGCAATTCGAGATCTTCGTGTACTCGCCTCGGGTCGAGGGTGTGCATCTGCGGTTCGGCTCGGTGGCCCGTGGCGGCCTGCGCTGGTCCGACCGCCTCGAGGACTTCCGTACCGAGATCCTCGGCCTGGTCAAGGCGCAGGCGGTGAAGAACGCGGTGATCGTGCCGGTCGGCGCCAAGGGCGGTTTCGTGGTGAAGCGCCCGCCCGCCCCGATGGGTGATCCGGCCGTCGACCGCCAGGCGAGCATCGCCGAGGGCATCGCCTGCTACCGCACCTTCATCTCCGGGCTGCTCGACGTCACCGACAATGTCGACCTGGCCACCGGAGCGGTGCTGCCGCCCGATCGGGTGGTGCGCCGCGACGGCGACGACACCTACCTGGTGGTCGCCGCCGACAAGGGCACCGCCAGCTTCTCCGACATCGCCAACGACGTGGCCATGCACTACGGCTTCTGGCTCGGCGACGCGTTCGCCTCCGGCGGCTCCGCGGGCTACGACCACAAGGCGATGGGCATCACCGCCAAGGGTGCCTGGGAAGCGGTCAAACGCCACTTCCGCGAGATGGACATCGACACCCAGAGCCAGGAATTCACCGTCGTGGGCGTCGGCGATATGAGCGGTGACGTGTTCGGCAACGGCATGCTGCTCTCGCCGCACATCCGGCTGGTCGCCGCGTTCGACCACCGGCACATCTTCCTCGACCCGAACCCCGACGCCGCGAGTTCCTTCGCCGAACGTGAGCGGTTGTTCGCGCTGCCGCGATCCTCCTGGGCCGATTACGACCGCGGCCTGATCAGTGAGGGCGGCGGGGTATTCGAACGGACCGTGAAGTCGGTGCCGATCTCGCCGCAGGCACGGGTGGCGCTGGGCTTGCCCGATGCGGTGCAGACGCTCTCACCGCCGGAGCTCGTGCGCGCGATCCTGCTCGCGCCGGTGCAATTGCTGTGGAACGGCGGCATCGGCACCTATGTGAAGGCGAGCACTGAATCCAATGCCGAGGCGGGCGACAAGTCCAACGACGCGGTGCGCGTCGACGGAAATCAATTGCGGGTCAAGGTGATCGGCGAGGGTGGCAACCTGGGCGCCACCGCGCTCGGCCGGATCGAGTTCTGCCGGGCGGGCGGCAAGATGAACACCGACGCACTCGACAACTCCGCGGGCGTCGACTGCTCCGACCACGAGGTCAATATCAAGGTCCTGCTCGACGGCGTGGTCAGCGCGGGCGGCCTCGCGCCCGCCGACCGCAATCCGCTGCTCGCCTCGATGACCGACGAGGTCGCTCGCATGGTGTTGCAGGACAACGTCGATCAGAACACCTTGATCGGAATCGCGCGCACCGACGCGCCTCAGATGCTCAATGTGCACGGCCGGGTGATCGCCCACCTCGAACAGCGCCGCGGCCTCGACCGGGAACTGGAAGCGCTGCCGTCGACCGCCGAACTGGTTCGTCGCGGCGAGGAGGGCACCGGGCTCGCCTCACCCGAGCTGGCCAACCTGCTCGCGCACGTGAAGCTGGGACTCAAGGCCGACCTGCTCGACACCGACATGCCCGACAGCACCTATTTCGCCGGCAAGCTGCCCCTGTACTTCCCGACGCCGCTGCGGCAGCAGTTCGGCGCCGCCATCAAGAAGCACCGGCTGCGTCGCGAGATCGTCACCACGATGATCGTCAACGAGGTCGTCGACTACGGCGGCATCACCTACGCCCACCGCCTCAACGAAGAAGTCGGTGCCACCACCACCGATACCGTGCGCGCGTTCGCCGCGGCCACCGAGATCTTCCAGCTGCATGACGTGTGGTCGCGCATCCGCAGTGCCGACGCTCCCGCGGGGGTCTGTGACCTGCTGGAACTGGAATCCAAGCGGACGCTGGACCGGGCCTCGCGCTGGCTGCTGAGCAACCGGCCACAGCCGATCGCGGTCGGCGCCGAGATCAACCGCTATCACCGCCGGGTGCAGGAGCTGGCGCCGCAGGTGCCGGTCTGGTTGCGCGGGCACCACGTCACCTCCCTCACCCAGGGTGCCGCCGAGCTGATCGCCCGCGGCGCGCCGACCGACCTCGCCACCGAGGTGTTCGGCCTGCTCGGGCTGTTCCCCTTGCTCGACATCGTCGATATCGCCGACATCACCGATCGTGACGGTGCCGAGGTGGGCGCCCTGTACTACGCGCTCAACGACCATCTCAAGATCGATTGGCTGCTCGAGGCGGTGAGCCATCTCGAACGCGGCGACCGCTGGCACGCGCTGGCGCGGCTCGCCCTGCGCGACGACATGTACGGATCGTTGCGCTCGCTCACCCTCGATGTGCTGTCCGCGGGTGACCCGGAGGAAACTCCCGACGAGAAAATTGCATACTGGGAGTCGAAGAACCAGTCCCGGCTGGGTCGTGCGCGCGCGGCACTGTCGGAACTGTTCGAGTCCGGGACCCACGACCTCGCCACACTGTCGGTTGCCGCGCGACAGGTGCGGAGCATGGTGAGCGGGGTGGGCGCCCAATCGGAGGTACCACGGTGA
- the ettA gene encoding energy-dependent translational throttle protein EttA: MAEFIYQMIKVRKAHGDKVILDDVYLNFLPGAKIGVVGPNGAGKSSVLKIMAGLDRPNNGEAFLGAGATVGILQQEPPLNEEKTVRGNVEEGLGEVKVKLDRFNEIAELMATDYSDELMDEMGKLQEFLDHADAWDVDSQLEQAMDALRCPPPDAPVTNLSGGERRRVALCKLLLSKPDLLLLDEPTNHLDAESVLWLEKHLADYPGAVLAVTHDRYFLDNVAEWILELDRGRAYPYEGNYSTYLEKKAQRLEVQGKKDQKLQKRLKDELAWVRSGAKARQAKNKARLGRYEEMAAEAEKHRKLDFEEIQIPAGPRLGDIVVNVSHLDKGFGDRQLIKDLSFTLPRNGIVGVIGPNGVGKTTLFKTIVGLESPDSGEVKVGETVKLSYVDQNRGGIDPKKNVWQVVSEGLDFIQVGNQEMPSRAYVSAFGFKGPDQQKPAGVLSGGERNRLNLALTLKEGGNLILLDEPTNDLDVETLSSLENALDQFPGCAVVISHDRWFLDRTCTHILAWEGDNDNDAKWYWFEGNFEAYEANKIERLGAEAARPHRVTHRKLTRD; encoded by the coding sequence ATGGCTGAGTTCATTTATCAGATGATCAAGGTTCGCAAAGCGCACGGCGACAAAGTCATCCTCGACGACGTGTACTTGAACTTCCTTCCCGGCGCCAAGATCGGTGTGGTGGGTCCCAACGGCGCGGGTAAATCCAGCGTGCTGAAGATCATGGCGGGACTGGACCGGCCGAACAACGGTGAGGCGTTCCTCGGCGCGGGCGCCACGGTCGGCATCCTTCAGCAGGAGCCGCCGCTGAACGAGGAGAAGACCGTCCGCGGCAACGTGGAGGAGGGCCTCGGCGAGGTCAAGGTCAAGCTCGACCGGTTCAACGAGATCGCTGAACTGATGGCCACCGACTACTCCGACGAGCTCATGGACGAGATGGGCAAGCTCCAGGAGTTCCTCGACCACGCCGACGCGTGGGATGTCGACTCCCAGCTCGAGCAGGCCATGGACGCACTGCGCTGCCCGCCGCCGGACGCGCCGGTCACCAACCTCTCCGGTGGTGAGCGCCGCCGCGTCGCGCTGTGCAAGCTGCTGCTGAGCAAGCCCGATCTGCTGCTGCTCGACGAACCGACCAACCACCTCGACGCCGAGAGTGTGCTCTGGCTCGAGAAGCACCTCGCCGATTACCCGGGCGCCGTGCTGGCGGTCACCCACGACCGGTACTTCCTCGACAATGTCGCCGAGTGGATCCTCGAGCTCGACCGTGGCCGCGCCTACCCCTACGAGGGCAACTACTCCACGTACCTGGAGAAGAAGGCGCAGCGCCTCGAGGTCCAGGGCAAGAAGGACCAGAAGCTGCAGAAGCGCCTCAAGGACGAACTGGCCTGGGTGCGGTCCGGCGCCAAGGCCCGTCAGGCCAAGAACAAGGCTCGACTGGGTCGCTACGAGGAGATGGCCGCGGAGGCCGAGAAGCACCGCAAGTTGGACTTCGAGGAGATCCAGATCCCCGCGGGTCCGCGACTGGGCGACATCGTGGTCAACGTGTCGCACCTGGACAAGGGCTTCGGCGATCGTCAGCTCATCAAGGACCTGTCGTTCACGCTGCCGCGCAACGGTATCGTCGGCGTCATCGGACCCAACGGTGTCGGTAAGACGACGTTGTTCAAGACCATCGTCGGTCTGGAATCACCCGACAGCGGTGAGGTGAAGGTCGGCGAGACGGTCAAGCTGAGCTATGTCGACCAGAACCGCGGCGGCATCGACCCGAAGAAGAACGTCTGGCAGGTCGTCTCCGAAGGTCTGGACTTCATCCAGGTCGGCAACCAGGAGATGCCCTCGCGCGCCTACGTCAGCGCGTTCGGCTTCAAGGGACCGGATCAGCAGAAGCCGGCGGGCGTGCTCTCCGGTGGTGAGCGCAACCGCCTGAACCTGGCGCTGACCCTCAAAGAGGGCGGCAACCTGATCCTGCTCGACGAACCGACCAACGACCTCGACGTCGAAACCCTCAGTTCGCTCGAGAACGCGCTCGACCAGTTCCCCGGCTGCGCCGTCGTGATCTCCCACGACCGGTGGTTCCTCGATCGCACCTGCACCCACATCCTGGCGTGGGAGGGCGACAACGACAACGACGCGAAGTGGTACTGGTTCGAGGGCAACTTCGAGGCGTACGAGGCGAACAAGATCGAGCGTCTGGGTGCCGAAGCCGCTCGCCCGCACCGTGTTACGCACCGCAAGCTGACGCGCGACTGA
- a CDS encoding single-stranded DNA-binding protein — MYEAHATVIGTVITHPMRRDLSNGEQMLTFRMASNSRRFDAKTGEWTDNGTLYLTVSCWRRLVAGVDRSLHRGDPVIAYGQLRSHEYRGKDGTERRDLEMRAVAVGPDLARCHASVIRRSEGLRSLPHAAVRNISDPHGAALAKADDAATGYAPTEPVAVASTTVADPLPARSPDVVSSTNGAEQVDA; from the coding sequence ATGTACGAGGCACACGCGACGGTGATCGGGACCGTCATCACCCATCCGATGCGGCGCGATCTCAGCAACGGCGAACAGATGCTGACGTTCCGGATGGCGAGCAATTCGCGTCGATTCGACGCCAAAACGGGGGAGTGGACCGACAACGGCACGTTGTATCTCACGGTCTCGTGCTGGCGCAGGCTGGTGGCCGGGGTGGATCGGTCGCTGCACCGCGGCGATCCGGTGATCGCCTACGGGCAACTGCGCTCGCACGAGTATCGCGGCAAGGACGGAACCGAACGGCGGGATCTCGAGATGCGCGCGGTCGCGGTCGGGCCCGATCTGGCGCGATGCCACGCGAGTGTGATTCGCCGGTCCGAGGGCCTGCGATCACTGCCGCACGCGGCGGTGCGGAATATTTCCGATCCCCACGGCGCTGCTCTGGCGAAGGCCGACGACGCTGCCACCGGATATGCGCCGACGGAACCCGTTGCCGTAGCCTCTACGACCGTGGCGGATCCTCTCCCCGCGCGATCGCCGGACGTGGTGTCGAGCACCAACGGTGCCGAGCAGGTCGACGCATGA
- a CDS encoding serine/threonine dehydratase, with product MSGFGVPSSESTERAEPKRVLRTDVRAARRRLAGRVRKTPVFHTSVDGPDGPVPVSLKMEFLQHGGTFTVRGALNALLSAGSGADHVVVASAGNAGIAVALAATQLGKDCTIVVPESAPHTKVAAMWAHGAEVLWHGATYAEAQRRALTLAAERGADHLHAFDMPAVVAGAGVIGLELEEQVRGRPPVLAAVGGGGLIAGLGAALGKRREIVGIESEHIPVLSAALAAGAPVDVAVPSHATELLCATRVGDIAFDIALRHRMPAVAVADDAVAAAREYLWREFRVVVELEGAAALAAVQSGVYKPESGVRPIVVLCGANTELPVL from the coding sequence GTGAGCGGATTCGGTGTGCCGTCGAGCGAATCGACCGAGCGGGCCGAACCGAAGCGGGTGCTGCGTACCGATGTGCGGGCGGCGCGGCGGCGGCTGGCCGGGCGGGTGCGCAAGACGCCGGTGTTCCACACGAGTGTGGACGGGCCGGACGGACCGGTGCCGGTGTCTCTGAAAATGGAGTTCTTGCAGCACGGCGGCACATTCACGGTGCGCGGCGCGCTCAACGCGCTGCTGTCCGCCGGCAGTGGCGCCGACCATGTGGTTGTCGCCTCGGCGGGCAACGCGGGCATCGCTGTGGCGCTGGCGGCGACGCAACTCGGTAAGGACTGCACGATCGTCGTGCCGGAGTCCGCGCCGCACACCAAGGTGGCCGCGATGTGGGCGCACGGCGCCGAAGTGCTGTGGCACGGAGCGACTTACGCCGAAGCGCAACGCCGGGCGCTGACTCTGGCCGCCGAGCGCGGAGCCGACCATCTGCACGCGTTCGACATGCCCGCGGTGGTGGCGGGCGCCGGGGTCATCGGGCTGGAGCTGGAAGAACAGGTGCGCGGCAGGCCGCCGGTGCTGGCCGCGGTCGGCGGCGGTGGCCTGATCGCGGGTCTCGGGGCGGCGCTGGGCAAGCGCAGGGAGATCGTCGGCATCGAATCCGAGCACATCCCGGTGCTCTCCGCGGCGCTCGCGGCGGGCGCGCCGGTCGATGTCGCCGTGCCCTCGCACGCCACCGAACTGCTGTGCGCGACCAGGGTCGGCGATATCGCCTTCGATATCGCCCTGCGCCACCGGATGCCCGCGGTCGCGGTGGCCGACGACGCGGTCGCCGCCGCCCGCGAATATCTCTGGCGCGAGTTCCGCGTGGTGGTCGAGCTCGAAGGAGCCGCCGCGCTGGCCGCCGTCCAGAGCGGTGTGTACAAGCCCGAGTCCGGAGTACGGCCGATCGTGGTGCTGTGCGGGGCCAACACCGAGCTTCCCGTGCTCTGA
- a CDS encoding cytochrome c oxidase assembly protein has product MSLSQDPIAGPAVDGGPPAESGLAAPFGVLSVVAGCIAAVVAAIVVGLSAAHALSLLGIPDPGALTTYGLPALRAVADLAAAMTVGSLLFAAFLLPPRDGGLLEVGGYRAVRRASDAALVWAASAALLVPLTVSDTTGQPVSAIWRPEVLWPVITQVEVAGAWRTTVLFALIVAIGCRCALRWGLTPVLLAGALVTMMPLALSGHSSSGGSHDVATNSLILHMVSASVWVGGLIAVLAHAMRGGANTDIAARRFSVAATISIVVIGLSGVVNAWVRVPVSDLFTTTYGRLVLAKAVALLVLGAIGYLQRRASLPALAADPRDRGALIRFAGVEMLIFAATIGLAVGLGRTPPPPPTTVPTPVEVELGYTVAGPPTVSRLLFDWRFDLIFGTLAIVLAALYLLGVYRLRTRGDAWPIGRTIAWCSGCLVLLVATSSGVGRYAPAMFSVHMGAHMALSMLAPILLALGGAVTLALRALPPAGRGGVPGPREWILAAVHNPVSRFLTQPVVASLIFVAGFYALYLGGIFDTYVDSHAAHLMMNAHFLLSGYLFYWVVIGIDPKPREVAPLTKLAMVFGTLPFHAFFGIALMSMTTVLGDWFYRTLDLGWNIDLLADQRNGGGFAWASGEVPLVVVMLALLIQWSRSDTKLAKRTDRAADRDNDAELTAYNAMYAELARRDGEVRR; this is encoded by the coding sequence ATGTCGTTATCGCAGGACCCCATCGCTGGACCCGCCGTCGACGGCGGACCCCCGGCGGAATCGGGTCTGGCCGCGCCGTTCGGCGTGCTCAGCGTCGTAGCCGGGTGTATCGCCGCGGTGGTCGCGGCCATCGTGGTCGGGTTGTCGGCGGCGCACGCGCTCAGTTTGCTCGGTATACCCGATCCGGGGGCGTTGACAACATATGGGTTGCCCGCCTTGCGCGCGGTGGCCGATCTGGCTGCCGCGATGACGGTGGGCTCCCTGTTGTTCGCGGCGTTTCTGCTGCCCCCGCGCGACGGCGGTCTGCTCGAGGTGGGCGGCTATCGGGCCGTGCGGCGGGCCTCTGACGCCGCGCTGGTGTGGGCCGCGAGTGCGGCGCTGTTGGTGCCGTTGACGGTGTCGGATACGACCGGTCAGCCGGTGAGCGCCATCTGGCGACCCGAAGTGCTGTGGCCGGTGATCACGCAGGTAGAGGTCGCGGGCGCCTGGCGGACAACGGTGTTGTTCGCGCTGATCGTGGCGATCGGGTGCCGGTGCGCGTTGCGCTGGGGCTTGACGCCGGTGCTGCTGGCCGGTGCGTTGGTGACCATGATGCCGCTGGCTCTGTCCGGCCACTCGTCCTCCGGCGGCTCCCACGATGTGGCGACGAACTCGCTGATCCTGCACATGGTCTCGGCCTCGGTCTGGGTCGGCGGGTTGATCGCGGTGCTGGCGCACGCGATGCGCGGTGGCGCGAATACCGATATCGCCGCCCGGCGGTTCTCGGTGGCCGCGACGATCTCGATCGTGGTGATCGGCCTCAGCGGCGTGGTCAATGCCTGGGTGCGGGTACCGGTATCGGACCTGTTCACCACCACGTACGGCAGGCTGGTGCTCGCGAAAGCCGTTGCGCTGCTGGTGCTCGGCGCCATCGGCTACCTGCAGCGCCGGGCCTCGCTGCCCGCGCTGGCCGCCGACCCGCGCGACCGCGGCGCGCTCATCCGATTCGCCGGAGTGGAGATGCTGATCTTCGCGGCGACGATCGGCCTGGCAGTCGGTCTCGGCCGCACCCCGCCCCCGCCGCCGACCACGGTGCCGACCCCTGTCGAAGTGGAGCTGGGCTACACCGTCGCCGGCCCGCCGACCGTGAGCCGCCTGCTGTTCGACTGGCGCTTCGACCTGATCTTCGGAACCCTGGCGATCGTGCTCGCCGCGCTCTACCTACTCGGCGTGTACCGGCTGCGCACGCGCGGCGACGCCTGGCCGATCGGGCGAACCATCGCCTGGTGCAGCGGCTGCCTGGTACTGCTCGTGGCTACGTCGTCAGGAGTCGGGCGCTACGCACCGGCGATGTTCAGCGTGCACATGGGCGCGCACATGGCGTTGTCGATGCTGGCGCCCATCCTGCTGGCCCTCGGTGGCGCGGTGACCCTGGCTTTGCGCGCGCTCCCGCCCGCGGGCAGAGGTGGTGTGCCGGGTCCGCGCGAGTGGATTCTGGCGGCCGTGCACAATCCGGTCTCGCGGTTCCTCACTCAGCCCGTGGTGGCGTCGCTGATCTTCGTCGCCGGGTTCTACGCGCTGTATCTGGGCGGGATCTTCGACACCTACGTCGACTCGCACGCCGCCCACCTGATGATGAACGCGCACTTCCTGCTCAGCGGCTACCTGTTCTACTGGGTGGTGATCGGCATCGATCCGAAGCCGCGCGAGGTCGCGCCCCTGACCAAGCTCGCGATGGTGTTCGGCACGCTGCCGTTCCACGCGTTCTTCGGTATCGCGCTGATGAGCATGACGACCGTGCTCGGTGACTGGTTCTATCGCACCCTCGACCTGGGCTGGAACATCGATCTGCTGGCCGACCAGCGCAACGGCGGCGGTTTCGCGTGGGCCAGCGGTGAGGTTCCGCTGGTGGTGGTGATGCTCGCGCTGCTGATCCAGTGGTCACGCAGCGACACGAAGCTGGCCAAGCGCACCGACCGGGCCGCCGATCGCGACAACGACGCCGAACTGACCGCCTACAACGCGATGTACGCCGAGCTGGCGCGGCGTGACGGCGAGGTCCGCCGGTGA